Proteins co-encoded in one Scyliorhinus torazame isolate Kashiwa2021f chromosome 31, sScyTor2.1, whole genome shotgun sequence genomic window:
- the LOC140404765 gene encoding mucosal pentraxin-like, whose translation MKRLLVLLAGCMIAYAGVKDGLLLQSLIFPEQTDNSYVTIKPMKGMALQALTLCVKILSESLDTISVFSYATDTQHNQLLLELGSEVLRLHLAGEQVEFRVPRPVVGWMPICVTWDSQTGNTRAWINGNQTMTKILAKGKQVAPDGVVILGQDQDKVGGGFSKKQSFVGELTDLNLWDVVRPVSEIPTCSRRERGNVIDWTDLNYKIEGKVMVEGPDE comes from the exons ATGAAGCGACTCCTGGTGCTGTTGGCTGGCTGCATGATCGCCTATGCTGGTGTGAAAGATG GGCTACTGCTTCAGTCCTTGATCTTCCCAGAACAGACGGACAACAGCTATGTCACCATCAAGCCCATGAAAGGAATGGCGCTCCAAGCTTTGACTCTGTGTGTGAAGATACTGAGCGAGTCTCTGGACACCATATCTGTCTTCTCTTACGCAACGGACACCCAGCACAACCAGCTCCTGTTGGAGCTCGGCAGCGAGGTCCTCAGGCTGCACTTGGCCGGGGAGCAAGTTGAGTTCAGGGTCCCCAGGCCTGTGGTGGGATGGATGCCCATTTGTGTCACGTGGGACTCGCAGACGGGAAACACACGGGCCTGGATCAACGGCAATCAAACCATGACCAAAATTTTGGCCAAGGGGAAACAGGTCGCGCCAGACGGGGTGGTGATTCTGGGGCAAGATCAGGATAAAGTCGGAGGGGGCTTTTCCAAGAAGCAAAGCTTTGTTGGAGAGCTCACTGACTTGAACCTGTGGGATGTTGTACGGCCAGTCTCTGAGATTCCCACGTGCAGTAGAAGAGAGCGAGGGAATGTAATTGATTGGACGGATCTCAACTACAAGATCGAGGGCAAAGTAATGGTTGAGGGACCAGATGAGTAG